A single genomic interval of Sinorhizobium meliloti harbors:
- the gcvA gene encoding transcriptional regulator GcvA: protein MNNPIPPLNPLRTFEAAARLSSLTHAAQELNVSQVAVSRQVKVLEDYLGVVLFKRLHRGIELTEEGRQLYEGVTRAFVEIGNAAKRVSRRGRRDILAIQSYTTFSQRWLIPRLTQFHETFPRIEVRLSSSIAPVDFETQNLDAAIRAGKGNWPDLHSEKLVDVELIPICSPAFQAMHKLKSPDDLGRVRLLHSMARPTDWAAWLKRVGSTVDPGPGVRFESSALAYEAASLDIGVAIATKVFVNRHLQTGSFVAPFSMTCYSGEGYYLTWPKSIAPSLPLQKFLVWMREQINEEHQV from the coding sequence ATGAACAATCCCATTCCACCTCTCAACCCGCTACGGACATTCGAGGCGGCTGCCCGTCTTTCAAGCCTCACACATGCAGCACAAGAGTTGAACGTGTCGCAGGTTGCCGTCAGCCGCCAAGTCAAGGTGCTGGAAGATTATCTGGGTGTGGTGCTCTTCAAGCGGCTACACCGCGGTATCGAGTTGACTGAAGAGGGAAGGCAGCTCTACGAGGGTGTAACCCGCGCATTTGTCGAGATCGGCAATGCCGCGAAACGGGTTTCCCGGCGCGGCAGGCGGGATATTCTGGCCATTCAGTCCTATACGACGTTCTCGCAACGTTGGCTCATTCCGCGTTTGACGCAATTCCATGAAACGTTTCCCCGAATTGAGGTGCGCCTGAGCTCCTCCATCGCGCCGGTCGATTTCGAAACGCAGAATCTGGATGCCGCCATTCGTGCAGGAAAGGGAAACTGGCCGGATCTCCACAGTGAGAAGCTGGTGGATGTCGAGCTCATTCCTATCTGCTCGCCAGCGTTTCAGGCAATGCACAAGTTGAAGAGCCCTGATGATCTAGGCCGTGTCAGGCTGTTGCATTCCATGGCGCGCCCCACCGACTGGGCCGCCTGGCTGAAGCGTGTTGGATCAACGGTTGATCCCGGCCCAGGGGTTCGTTTTGAAAGCTCCGCGCTTGCCTATGAGGCTGCGTCTTTGGACATCGGGGTCGCTATTGCGACGAAGGTTTTCGTCAACCGGCATCTCCAGACCGGCAGCTTCGTAGCGCCTTTCAGCATGACCTGTTACAGTGGCGAGGGCTATTATCTGACCTGGCCCAAGAGCATAGCACCGTCACTGCCCCTCCAGAAATTTCTTGTTTGGATGCGTGAGCAGATCAACGAAGAGCATCAGGTCTAG
- a CDS encoding MmgE/PrpD family protein, with protein MINPLSILAGAAEDWRERPLEGEVRWAARRAVLDWFATMLPGCIRQPATLLAPAMKEVAGSGSAWCYVDARTCSPRRAALLNAVASHTVEFDDIFKDGGYHPGSPTIAAALALAQHLGSTLDDLHRAIIAGYEVGCRISLAIQPSHYAFWHTTSTVGTIGASVAGAMLLGGDRRGIGNAIALATSFAGGHQQNLQGKGMAKALHPGHAADAGLMAAMAAVAGVTASADSLHAENGFAAATSDTAGNWGNALEGLGTWTPITRMTVKAHGCCGHIFPALDAIGLMRNAHGFGPADIERIAVFGYRATQTMCNRPDPVSAQDGRFSLQYCLAADLVLGGVRLSAFEPDAMARPDIRDLMGRIELCEDPSLSMDYPGRRQARLRVYLRDGRMLEHFQKTRRGDPEDPLDDADLVAKFHELSAGVIAKREAESAVAAILYGDGLPGKLTLAAPR; from the coding sequence ATGATCAACCCGCTTTCGATATTGGCCGGGGCTGCCGAGGACTGGCGCGAGCGCCCACTCGAGGGTGAGGTCCGCTGGGCGGCGCGGCGCGCCGTGCTGGACTGGTTCGCCACGATGCTGCCCGGTTGCATCCGACAGCCGGCGACGCTGCTTGCGCCCGCGATGAAGGAGGTGGCGGGGAGCGGCAGTGCCTGGTGCTATGTGGATGCACGGACCTGCAGTCCGCGCCGGGCGGCGCTTCTCAACGCGGTCGCCAGCCACACGGTCGAGTTCGACGACATCTTCAAGGATGGCGGCTATCATCCCGGCAGTCCGACGATCGCGGCCGCCCTTGCCCTTGCCCAGCATCTCGGCTCGACCCTCGATGACCTGCACCGGGCGATCATTGCCGGTTACGAAGTCGGTTGCCGCATTTCTCTCGCCATACAACCCAGCCACTATGCCTTCTGGCACACGACCTCGACGGTCGGGACGATCGGCGCGTCGGTCGCAGGAGCGATGCTGCTCGGCGGTGACCGACGCGGCATCGGCAACGCTATCGCGCTTGCCACCAGTTTCGCGGGCGGGCACCAGCAGAACCTCCAGGGCAAGGGCATGGCGAAGGCGCTCCATCCGGGGCACGCGGCAGATGCTGGGCTCATGGCGGCAATGGCAGCCGTGGCCGGGGTGACCGCGTCCGCGGATAGCCTGCATGCAGAAAACGGCTTTGCCGCTGCCACGAGCGATACGGCCGGCAACTGGGGGAATGCCCTTGAGGGTCTCGGCACGTGGACGCCGATCACCCGCATGACTGTAAAGGCGCATGGCTGCTGCGGTCACATCTTCCCCGCGCTCGACGCCATCGGCCTCATGCGCAACGCACACGGATTTGGCCCCGCCGACATCGAGCGGATCGCGGTGTTCGGCTATCGCGCCACACAAACGATGTGCAACAGGCCAGATCCCGTCTCGGCCCAGGACGGGCGTTTCAGCCTTCAATACTGCCTCGCCGCGGACTTGGTTCTGGGAGGCGTCCGGCTTTCGGCCTTTGAGCCTGACGCAATGGCACGGCCGGACATCCGCGACTTGATGGGGAGGATCGAGCTCTGCGAGGATCCCTCTCTTTCAATGGATTATCCCGGCCGCCGTCAGGCGCGCCTGCGTGTTTACCTGCGCGATGGCCGCATGCTCGAACATTTTCAGAAGACGCGACGAGGGGATCCGGAAGACCCGCTCGACGATGCCGATCTCGTTGCGAAATTCCACGAGCTCTCTGCCGGAGTCATCGCAAAGCGGGAAGCGGAGAGCGCCGTCGCGGCAATTCTCTACGGCGATGGCTTGCCGGGAAAACTGACATTAGCGGCGCCGCGTTAG
- a CDS encoding enoyl-CoA hydratase/isomerase family protein, translating to MTISIREHEFIALSHKNGIATVALNRPDVRNAVNDQMRSQLIDVFEHLAADSSVRAVILTGAGKGFCSGGDVSGMRARLDAAPGDVAFNGWTRQRSTHRGVAVIHGITKPVIAAVNGAAFGLGLDMALACDFIIAAEGAKMSMSFIKRGLVSDGGGMYFLPRRVGLSRAKELILTARVVETGEALQIGMIDRVAAPEKLLDEAQTWAEQLSFGSPAAVALTKSILDRSFESSDEAIFALGREAQAICYTTAEHRASVEAFLNKTNG from the coding sequence ATGACAATCAGTATTCGGGAACACGAATTCATCGCGCTATCGCACAAGAACGGCATAGCGACTGTAGCATTGAATCGCCCGGACGTTCGCAACGCGGTAAACGACCAGATGCGCTCGCAGTTGATCGACGTGTTCGAGCACCTGGCTGCCGACAGCTCCGTGCGCGCGGTCATCCTGACCGGGGCGGGTAAAGGCTTCTGCTCCGGCGGAGACGTTTCGGGGATGCGCGCGCGGCTGGATGCCGCACCCGGCGATGTTGCGTTCAATGGCTGGACCCGTCAGCGAAGCACGCACAGGGGAGTTGCGGTTATTCATGGCATAACGAAGCCGGTGATCGCCGCCGTCAATGGAGCGGCATTTGGTCTTGGCCTCGACATGGCGCTCGCCTGCGATTTCATCATTGCGGCGGAAGGCGCGAAGATGTCTATGAGCTTCATCAAGCGCGGTCTCGTTTCCGACGGCGGCGGCATGTATTTCCTTCCGCGCCGGGTCGGACTTTCCCGTGCCAAGGAGCTGATCCTGACCGCAAGGGTCGTCGAAACCGGAGAAGCTCTCCAGATCGGCATGATAGATCGCGTCGCTGCGCCGGAAAAGCTGCTCGATGAAGCACAGACCTGGGCGGAACAACTGAGCTTTGGCTCCCCGGCCGCCGTCGCGCTGACCAAGTCCATCCTGGACAGGTCATTCGAAAGCTCGGACGAGGCCATTTTCGCGCTTGGGCGCGAGGCGCAGGCAATCTGCTATACGACCGCCGAGCATCGTGCATCGGTTGAAGCATTCCTTAACAAGACGAACGGGTAA
- a CDS encoding tripartite tricarboxylate transporter permease yields MIEHLLLGFSAFGDPMVWISLVFGALAGYLIGAIPGLGPSLGVALLIPFTYGLDPVVSIVGLVALYAAAEYGGAITAILINSPGTSAAVATAWDGYPLTQQGRAGEALMVSIVASGIGIFVSALFLLFTAVPLSELALSFGPGEYFALAFVGLSLVVGLAEGLVVKGAVAMGIGLALATVGLDTQTGVPRFAVSTELFEGLPLVPVLLGLYALSEVLFMVEEGAAAKVKSPPVGGFMSWNWKGFWPLNGVIMRSSVLGYVIGIIPGAGASIASFIAYAMAKRTSKNPELFGKGSVEGVAASEAANNAAVSGAMAPLLALGIPGSPTTAVMIGALMIQGIQPGPLLFSRNPEIPYTIFASLWIGVPIMVFIGLAGARGWAQVANIPRPAIAAIVSAICLVGAYSSEGTIFPVYVMTAFGILGYLLRKVQIPLAPVILALVLGEMMETNFRRALITSQGSLDIFYTSPVTVVLSLTAILAFVLPAIGFVRRRRRPEAAAGEVASR; encoded by the coding sequence ATGATTGAACATCTGCTACTAGGCTTCTCGGCATTCGGTGATCCCATGGTATGGATCAGTCTCGTCTTTGGCGCCCTTGCCGGCTATCTCATCGGGGCGATTCCCGGTCTCGGCCCGAGCCTTGGTGTGGCGCTGCTCATCCCCTTCACCTACGGGTTGGACCCGGTCGTTTCGATCGTGGGACTGGTCGCGCTTTACGCCGCCGCCGAATATGGCGGCGCGATCACCGCCATCCTGATCAACTCCCCCGGAACGTCGGCGGCCGTCGCCACCGCCTGGGACGGCTATCCGCTGACGCAGCAGGGACGGGCAGGTGAAGCCCTGATGGTGTCAATCGTCGCTTCGGGCATTGGCATCTTCGTCAGCGCGCTGTTCCTGTTGTTCACGGCCGTTCCCCTGTCGGAGCTCGCACTCAGCTTCGGGCCCGGTGAGTATTTCGCGCTGGCGTTCGTCGGTCTCAGTCTGGTCGTCGGCCTCGCAGAGGGCCTGGTCGTGAAGGGCGCCGTCGCCATGGGCATCGGCCTCGCTCTGGCGACTGTTGGCCTTGACACGCAGACAGGCGTGCCGCGCTTCGCGGTCTCGACGGAGCTGTTCGAAGGTCTTCCGCTTGTGCCCGTGCTGCTCGGCCTCTATGCGCTGTCCGAAGTGCTGTTCATGGTGGAGGAAGGCGCCGCCGCCAAGGTCAAGAGCCCGCCTGTCGGCGGGTTCATGTCATGGAACTGGAAAGGGTTCTGGCCGCTCAACGGCGTCATCATGAGAAGCTCGGTGCTCGGCTACGTCATCGGCATCATCCCGGGTGCGGGCGCCTCGATAGCATCCTTCATCGCCTATGCGATGGCCAAGAGGACATCCAAGAATCCGGAGCTCTTCGGCAAGGGTTCGGTAGAGGGTGTCGCGGCTTCGGAGGCGGCAAACAACGCTGCCGTATCCGGCGCCATGGCGCCACTTCTTGCACTCGGCATTCCGGGATCGCCAACGACAGCGGTCATGATCGGCGCGTTGATGATCCAGGGCATTCAACCCGGCCCATTGCTGTTCAGCCGCAACCCGGAAATTCCCTATACCATTTTCGCGTCCCTCTGGATCGGCGTCCCCATCATGGTGTTCATCGGCCTCGCCGGTGCACGCGGCTGGGCACAGGTGGCCAACATTCCACGACCGGCGATTGCCGCCATTGTCTCGGCGATCTGCCTTGTGGGCGCCTATTCGTCCGAGGGCACGATATTCCCCGTATACGTGATGACGGCCTTCGGCATCCTCGGCTACCTCCTGCGCAAGGTGCAGATTCCGCTCGCGCCGGTCATCCTCGCGCTCGTGCTGGGTGAAATGATGGAGACTAACTTCAGGAGGGCGCTGATCACATCGCAGGGAAGCCTGGACATCTTCTACACCTCACCCGTCACCGTTGTTCTGTCGCTGACGGCGATACTCGCCTTCGTGCTGCCCGCAATCGGCTTTGTCCGGCGCCGGCGGCGGCCCGAGGCAGCCGCCGGCGAGGTGGCTTCCAGGTGA
- a CDS encoding tripartite tricarboxylate transporter substrate binding protein — protein MSLNLLKTVRAKSAAVCMTITAALVAAPAAAETAWKPSGPVNVLMHTKPGGTADIFIRTLAQSLEPLIGQTIVVVNAPGAGGATQMARVAHAKPDGLTLGINTMSHFTSMLTNLKGTFSVDDFSWVASTQEDPIIYFARADSDIKTIGDLVAKAKANSGKINIGGFGPVGSMQHLGTSMLEKAAGIKLNWVGFDSTPDIMTALLGGHVDVGVSNLGPTAPFFESKRIIGLGVLGETRLEGLPDLPTFGEQGFEVDTSWVQVRGLFGPKDMPLELQQQIADAFHEAMKAKSYQDYARNTGVVDSWMGPKEYNAFVRKVSDMAVKQLQAAGLLQ, from the coding sequence ATGTCACTCAATCTGCTCAAAACGGTCCGGGCAAAAAGTGCCGCCGTGTGTATGACGATCACAGCCGCGCTTGTCGCCGCCCCCGCAGCCGCAGAGACAGCCTGGAAACCGTCCGGTCCGGTCAACGTCCTGATGCACACCAAGCCCGGCGGAACCGCGGATATCTTCATCCGCACGCTCGCGCAGTCGCTTGAGCCTCTGATTGGCCAAACCATCGTGGTGGTGAATGCACCTGGTGCCGGGGGAGCGACGCAAATGGCGCGTGTTGCCCATGCTAAACCCGATGGCTTGACGCTCGGGATCAACACGATGAGCCACTTTACGAGCATGCTGACAAATCTGAAGGGGACGTTTTCCGTGGACGATTTCTCCTGGGTCGCATCGACCCAGGAAGATCCGATCATTTACTTCGCACGCGCGGACTCGGACATCAAGACGATTGGCGATCTGGTCGCCAAGGCCAAGGCGAACTCCGGTAAGATTAACATCGGCGGTTTCGGCCCCGTCGGATCGATGCAGCACCTGGGCACGTCGATGCTCGAAAAGGCAGCAGGCATCAAGCTCAACTGGGTCGGCTTCGACTCCACGCCCGACATTATGACGGCGTTGCTTGGGGGCCATGTCGATGTCGGCGTTTCCAACCTCGGCCCGACTGCGCCGTTCTTCGAATCCAAACGCATCATAGGTCTGGGCGTGCTGGGGGAGACGCGGCTTGAGGGTCTTCCGGACCTGCCGACCTTCGGCGAACAGGGCTTCGAGGTCGATACCAGCTGGGTGCAGGTTCGCGGCCTCTTTGGGCCGAAGGACATGCCGCTGGAACTGCAGCAACAGATCGCCGATGCCTTCCATGAAGCAATGAAGGCAAAGAGCTATCAGGACTATGCCCGCAACACCGGCGTGGTCGACTCATGGATGGGCCCGAAAGAATACAATGCATTCGTTCGCAAGGTCAGCGACATGGCCGTGAAGCAACTCCAGGCGGCCGGCCTCCTGCAGTAA
- the pcaF gene encoding 3-oxoadipyl-CoA thiolase, which translates to MSNVYLCDYIRTPIGRFGGTLASIRADDLGAVVLKALMARHSSLDWQAVDEVVFGCANQAGEDNRNVARMSLLLAGLPVDVPGTTINRLCGSGMDAIIASARAIKAGEADLIIAGGVESMSRAPFVVPKAESPFSRTASIEDTTIGWRLINPLMKAQYGVDSMPETAENVAEAFGVSRADQDAFAYRSQKKAAAAQANGRFSEEIVPVEIPQRKGPPVLFSQDEHPRPTTLDALAGLKAPFRQGGSVTAGNASGVNDGAAVVVLAGEQAVKQHGLTPIARILGGATAGVAPRIMGIGPVPACRKLMARLKLEHDVFDVIELNEAFASQGLACLRELGVADDDPRVNPNGGAIALGHPLGMSGVRIAGTAALELVKTKGQYAAATMCIGVGQGIAIGMARA; encoded by the coding sequence ATGTCCAATGTCTATCTCTGCGACTATATCCGCACCCCAATCGGCCGTTTTGGGGGAACGCTCGCTTCCATCCGGGCTGACGATCTCGGCGCGGTGGTGCTGAAAGCGCTTATGGCCCGCCATTCCTCTCTAGATTGGCAGGCGGTGGACGAGGTTGTCTTCGGTTGCGCCAATCAGGCAGGCGAGGACAACCGCAATGTCGCGCGCATGTCCTTGCTTCTGGCCGGATTGCCGGTGGACGTACCGGGAACGACGATCAACAGGCTCTGTGGCTCCGGGATGGACGCGATCATCGCCAGCGCACGCGCTATCAAGGCCGGAGAGGCTGATCTGATCATCGCGGGCGGCGTCGAAAGCATGAGCCGTGCCCCGTTTGTCGTACCGAAGGCCGAATCCCCTTTCAGCCGCACTGCGTCGATCGAGGACACGACCATCGGCTGGCGATTGATCAATCCGCTGATGAAGGCACAATATGGCGTGGATTCAATGCCGGAGACGGCCGAGAATGTGGCGGAGGCTTTCGGAGTTTCGAGGGCGGATCAGGACGCATTCGCGTATCGCTCGCAGAAAAAGGCAGCAGCCGCGCAGGCCAATGGCCGCTTTTCAGAGGAGATCGTGCCCGTCGAGATTCCTCAGCGGAAAGGCCCCCCCGTCCTGTTCAGCCAGGATGAACATCCGCGCCCGACAACACTCGATGCCTTGGCCGGTTTGAAGGCTCCATTCCGGCAGGGTGGCAGCGTAACGGCGGGCAATGCCAGCGGCGTGAATGACGGCGCGGCTGTGGTGGTCCTTGCCGGTGAGCAGGCGGTGAAACAGCACGGCCTGACGCCGATCGCGCGTATTCTGGGCGGGGCTACCGCGGGTGTCGCGCCCCGTATCATGGGCATCGGACCGGTGCCAGCTTGCAGGAAGCTGATGGCGCGTCTGAAGCTTGAGCATGACGTCTTCGACGTCATCGAACTGAACGAAGCCTTTGCAAGCCAGGGCCTTGCCTGTCTGCGCGAACTTGGCGTCGCTGACGACGACCCGCGTGTCAATCCGAACGGAGGCGCTATCGCCCTTGGCCATCCGCTCGGTATGTCCGGCGTGCGAATAGCCGGAACGGCGGCTCTCGAGCTCGTAAAGACCAAGGGGCAATATGCTGCGGCGACCATGTGCATTGGCGTAGGGCAGGGAATTGCGATCGGGATGGCACGGGCATGA
- a CDS encoding CoA transferase translates to MTKALAGLRVIDTTHVLAGPFASYQMAVLGAEVIKIEDPSDPDQARLQGSDRALSNAGMGTAFMSQASNKKAVALNLKVEGGREALKRLIETADVFVENYRPGAFEKLGLGYEDMWALNPRLIYCSISAFGSTGPRREQTGYDSVLQAFSGMMAMTGDQDSDPLKCGAPVVDYATGTTAAYAITAALLQRERNGGKGQFVDVSMLDVALMLCSPSVTGYLWNGSHPKAKGNRFPFATIGLYQASDADLMIAASNLEQQRRLWIALGREDLIKINNDQRLDGHAEEERALRQIIVTMPAEYWESFFRERRIPAARVRHLKEALADPQIAARPVLHKHVAPGSPVDGLVVPVAGFTMSDSAPGLTFPPQEVGAQTEDLLRELGFDSAALEKLLAENGASLAYSQMKAAVE, encoded by the coding sequence ATGACGAAAGCGCTTGCCGGATTGCGTGTCATAGACACCACCCATGTTCTCGCAGGACCGTTCGCCAGTTACCAGATGGCGGTCCTCGGCGCAGAAGTCATCAAGATCGAAGACCCGTCCGATCCGGATCAGGCCCGTCTGCAGGGATCCGACCGGGCGTTGAGCAACGCAGGCATGGGAACCGCCTTCATGTCCCAGGCCTCCAACAAAAAGGCTGTGGCGCTTAACCTGAAGGTCGAAGGCGGGCGCGAGGCACTGAAGCGGTTGATCGAGACGGCAGATGTTTTCGTGGAGAATTACCGGCCCGGCGCATTCGAAAAGCTCGGACTTGGCTATGAGGACATGTGGGCGCTCAATCCGCGCCTCATCTATTGTTCCATCTCCGCATTTGGATCCACGGGGCCCCGGCGCGAGCAGACGGGTTATGATTCCGTACTGCAGGCCTTTTCCGGCATGATGGCGATGACAGGCGATCAGGACAGCGATCCGCTGAAGTGCGGAGCACCAGTGGTCGACTATGCAACGGGAACAACCGCAGCCTACGCGATTACGGCGGCGCTTTTGCAGCGCGAGCGCAACGGCGGCAAGGGACAGTTCGTTGACGTCTCGATGCTGGACGTGGCACTGATGCTGTGCAGTCCCTCCGTCACCGGCTATCTCTGGAATGGCAGCCATCCCAAGGCCAAAGGCAATCGTTTTCCGTTTGCCACCATCGGTCTCTATCAAGCATCCGACGCAGACTTGATGATCGCCGCCTCCAACCTGGAGCAGCAACGCCGCCTGTGGATCGCGCTTGGCCGGGAGGACCTGATCAAGATCAACAACGACCAACGTCTTGACGGCCATGCGGAGGAAGAACGCGCGCTCCGGCAGATCATCGTGACCATGCCGGCCGAATATTGGGAGAGCTTTTTCCGCGAGCGCCGCATTCCGGCAGCGCGAGTGCGCCACCTGAAGGAAGCACTTGCCGATCCGCAGATCGCGGCCAGGCCGGTATTGCACAAGCACGTTGCGCCCGGCAGCCCCGTGGATGGCCTTGTGGTGCCGGTCGCCGGCTTCACCATGTCGGATAGCGCCCCCGGCCTGACCTTCCCGCCACAGGAAGTGGGGGCACAGACCGAGGACCTTTTGCGGGAGCTCGGTTTCGATAGTGCTGCTCTCGAGAAGCTTCTCGCCGAAAACGGCGCCTCCTTGGCCTACAGCCAGATGAAAGCGGCAGTCGAATGA
- a CDS encoding acetate--CoA ligase family protein: protein MTFIKALLNPASVVVIGASSDPTKLTGRPIAYLQQHKYQGRIYPINPRSDAIGDLKCYADARTLPEAPDLGLVLVGANRVIESVRELAAAGTKAAIVLASGFGEAGAEGQRLQAQLREAAGPMRILGPNTIGLVNLSDGIMLTASGAMEMKDFRAGGIALLSQSGGILGSLLSRGVGRGIGFSKLIATGNEADIEVADLLEAMADDPATTAVALYLETVRNVEKFRQAATRVIAAGKPIVAYKVGRSETGAQSAVSHTGALAGADTVYNALFKQLGIIRAQTFADLLDIPAALAQGRVLAGRRIAIVTSTGGAATIVADNVGLAGLEMPSPDPETAQKLLALDLKEAVLDRNPIDVTLAGLRPDLFRAILKILAESPSYDAIVVVVGSSSIGQPDVVARPLLDSMGISNKPVMAYVSPEAPGIIQHLNASGIPAYAAPESCAAALKALQQRPDPHAFEDRAKPVVDISDLPTGALNEAHAKRLCAQFGLPITREVIATTPSEAASQAADFGGPVVIKILSKEILHKSEVGGVIVGVAPGDVEATCERMLIRVKAATPARVDGFLIQELVKGGIEFILGYKRDPQLGPGILLGAGGVQTELYQDVAMRLLPVTRDEVREMIGELKCSVLLDGFRSSPVADTEALIEAVLSFADMVSALDSRLEEAEINPIFVLPKGDGVRAGDALAVLR, encoded by the coding sequence ATGACATTCATAAAGGCGCTCCTGAACCCCGCCAGCGTCGTCGTCATTGGCGCATCGTCCGATCCCACTAAACTGACCGGCCGGCCGATCGCCTATCTCCAGCAACACAAATATCAGGGACGGATCTATCCGATCAATCCGCGCTCCGACGCGATCGGTGACCTGAAGTGCTACGCCGATGCGCGCACTCTTCCGGAGGCACCGGATCTCGGCCTCGTGCTCGTCGGCGCAAACCGGGTGATCGAGTCCGTTCGCGAGCTGGCGGCGGCAGGCACGAAGGCGGCCATCGTTCTCGCCAGCGGCTTCGGCGAAGCCGGCGCAGAAGGGCAGCGCCTGCAGGCGCAGTTGCGCGAGGCTGCCGGGCCGATGCGCATTCTCGGCCCCAACACCATCGGTCTGGTAAACCTGAGCGACGGCATCATGCTGACGGCCAGCGGTGCCATGGAGATGAAGGATTTTCGGGCCGGCGGCATTGCGCTGCTGTCGCAGAGCGGCGGTATCCTGGGTTCGCTCCTGTCCCGCGGCGTTGGCCGAGGCATCGGCTTTTCCAAGCTCATCGCAACAGGCAATGAGGCCGACATCGAAGTCGCTGACCTGCTCGAGGCCATGGCGGATGATCCGGCCACCACGGCCGTCGCCCTCTATCTCGAGACCGTGCGCAACGTTGAAAAATTCCGCCAGGCGGCCACAAGGGTGATCGCAGCCGGAAAGCCCATCGTCGCCTATAAGGTCGGTCGATCGGAGACGGGGGCGCAGTCCGCGGTTTCACATACGGGTGCGCTGGCGGGTGCGGACACGGTCTATAACGCGCTGTTCAAGCAACTCGGCATCATTCGTGCCCAGACCTTTGCCGATCTTCTGGATATTCCCGCGGCGCTTGCACAGGGACGTGTTCTTGCCGGCCGACGGATAGCCATCGTTACTTCGACCGGTGGTGCTGCAACCATCGTCGCCGACAATGTCGGCCTTGCCGGCCTTGAAATGCCGAGCCCGGATCCGGAGACGGCGCAGAAGCTGCTGGCGCTGGACCTGAAGGAGGCGGTCCTCGACCGCAATCCAATCGACGTGACTCTGGCTGGCCTGCGGCCCGACTTATTCCGGGCCATCCTGAAGATTCTTGCCGAAAGTCCGAGCTACGATGCCATCGTGGTCGTCGTCGGTTCATCCTCCATAGGCCAGCCGGATGTTGTTGCGCGTCCGCTGCTCGATTCGATGGGCATCAGCAACAAGCCGGTCATGGCGTATGTCAGCCCCGAAGCACCAGGGATCATTCAACATCTGAACGCCAGCGGCATACCCGCCTATGCGGCCCCGGAGAGCTGCGCAGCGGCTCTGAAGGCGCTCCAGCAGCGTCCAGATCCGCACGCCTTCGAAGATCGGGCAAAACCGGTGGTCGATATTTCGGATCTGCCCACGGGCGCACTGAACGAGGCGCATGCAAAACGTCTCTGCGCGCAATTCGGCCTGCCGATCACAAGGGAAGTGATAGCAACGACGCCGTCAGAGGCCGCAAGCCAGGCGGCCGATTTCGGCGGACCTGTTGTCATCAAGATTCTCTCGAAGGAAATCCTGCACAAGTCGGAAGTCGGTGGTGTCATTGTCGGTGTTGCTCCGGGCGACGTCGAGGCGACGTGTGAGCGGATGTTGATCAGGGTGAAGGCCGCGACCCCGGCAAGGGTCGACGGCTTTTTGATTCAGGAACTCGTCAAAGGCGGCATCGAATTCATTCTCGGCTACAAACGCGATCCACAGCTCGGTCCCGGAATATTGCTGGGCGCCGGCGGAGTGCAGACCGAGCTTTATCAGGACGTGGCGATGCGCCTCCTGCCCGTGACGCGTGACGAGGTAAGGGAGATGATCGGCGAACTGAAGTGCTCGGTACTGCTGGACGGGTTCCGCAGCAGTCCGGTCGCCGACACGGAGGCTCTGATCGAAGCGGTGCTTTCTTTCGCCGATATGGTCTCAGCCCTGGACAGCCGGTTGGAAGAAGCCGAAATCAATCCGATCTTCGTCCTTCCGAAAGGTGATGGCGTCCGCGCCGGAGACGCCCTCGCGGTGCTTCGGTAG
- a CDS encoding tripartite tricarboxylate transporter TctB family protein — protein sequence MEKQPFDEGKQRVADCIRLPLPLLEVAAGLMLLATLIWYVIDAHSLPEPFNATDIGAGGFPLLIATGTILATVLMIGFGLAGMMGGMERPVTRWRRPFYVLATSLIFIAQAAWFETLGVYFCVALFSTAVMLAAGERRPLHVLGVPLVLVAFIYVVFAIALNVVFP from the coding sequence TCGACGAGGGTAAACAGCGCGTTGCCGATTGCATCCGCCTGCCGTTGCCTCTGCTCGAGGTGGCAGCCGGGCTGATGCTTCTCGCAACGTTGATCTGGTACGTCATCGACGCGCATTCGCTGCCCGAGCCGTTCAACGCGACGGATATCGGAGCGGGAGGATTTCCGCTGCTGATTGCCACCGGCACCATTCTTGCCACGGTGCTCATGATCGGCTTCGGTCTTGCGGGCATGATGGGCGGGATGGAAAGGCCCGTGACCCGCTGGCGTCGCCCCTTCTACGTACTGGCCACCAGTCTCATCTTCATCGCGCAGGCCGCCTGGTTCGAGACGCTCGGCGTCTACTTCTGCGTGGCGCTTTTCTCCACCGCAGTCATGCTCGCCGCCGGAGAGCGCCGCCCTTTGCATGTCCTCGGTGTCCCTTTGGTTTTGGTCGCCTTCATCTACGTGGTGTTCGCGATAGCACTGAACGTCGTCTTTCCGTGA